GCGGAGAGCATCTCGAAGTCATGCGCGTCCTCCACCAGGACGAAGCCCGGCGTGTGGGGACCGAGCAGGATGCCGGCGAGCATGAACAGCGGAATCGTCGGAAGTCCGATCCTGCCGCCGAGGCGGGCGAGGAACGCGGCGGCCAGAAAGGCACCGCCCATGGCGAGCAGGGTGTCAGCGTGTCCCACGGGTCACCGCCTTCGACCGTGCGGAGGGTCGGGAGGGCTTCACTTGACGGGGATGGACTTGACGGGGATGGATGCGCATTCTCCTTCGTCTGTCATCTGTGACGCGTCGTCTGTCGTGCGGTCGGGCGCCGTCGGCCGACCGCGGTGGCGCGACACCGCCCCCGGTCCGGACGGGGCACCGTCTCGTCCGCGGTGTGCACGGACGGCGGGCTCCGGACCCGGGTCACCCCCGGCAGTACGCCACGATGACCACCGGCCGCCTCGGCACTCGGGCGCGCCCGGCGCAGCCGGCTCGGACCGTACGGCGACACCCGCGGACGGGCGGGACGGACCTCGGACCTCCCCCGCGACGCTCCCGGCGCCCGAGAACCCCGGGGCACGGCGTCGCTCAACGGTCACACGCCGGGCCGGTGCTCCGCCATCGGGGACGGCACCCATAACGTCCGGTGGCCGACACCCATCACGGCGAGGCGGGGGCGCCGCTCCGCGAGCCGGAGGAGGGACACACGCGGCCGGTGAGAAGGGTGTGCCGCGGCCGACTCGGGGATCCCGGCCACGGCACGTCCCGTCGCCCCGGCGCGGGAGGACTGCGCACCCGGGCACGGACTGCGACTTCCCCGGGCCCGCGCGCCGACACTGCCCCAGCCGAGTGATCGTCACGAACGGTCACCCGGCGCGGCGTGACGACCCATTCGGCTGACACCCACCACCGGGCGGGCATGGCCGCTCGCCTTTCGATCGGCTCTTTCCCCATGATCGTGCACGAATTACGGTCCCTTTCCGGAAGGTGTGCTCTGCCATGGGGTCTCCCGCGTCCAGCGTGTCCGGCGTCGAATTGCCGCCGGTCTTCTGTCCTTTCGAGTCCGCCATCCATCCCCGGGTCCGGCAGGTCGAGAAACGGGCCGTGCAATGGATCGCCGACAGCGGGATGTGCGCCACGGACCGGGAACGCGCCTGGACCGTGGCGACGCACAGCGCCGACTTCTTCGCCCGGTTCGCACCCGTCGCCGACGACGACCGCCTGCTGGCAGCGGCCCTCTGGGTGTACTGGGGCTTCGCCTTCGATGACGCGCGGTGCGACAGCGGTCCCCTGAGCAGCAGACCCGCGCAGTTCAACGCGCTGGCCGGTCAGGTGCAGCGGGCCTGTGAGACGGACTCGGCCGTGGGCTCGGACCGGTTCATCGGCGCCCTGCAGGACATCATGCGCCGCTTCCGCGGCTTCGCCGCGCCCACGCAGGTGAGCCGGTTCGTGCACGCCCACCGCGCCTGGCTCTCGGGGGTGGCCTGGCAGATCGGCAACCAGGCGGTCGGCCGCATGCCGGGCCTGGACGACTTCCTGGCGATGCGGCTGCTGTCTTCGGGCGGCGAACCCACCTTCGCCCTCCTGGAACTGGCCACGGGCGCGGAGATTCCCGACCGTGAGCTGCACCGTCCGGCCGTCCGCGCGCTCACCGAGATGGCCATCCTCGTGGCCGCCCTGGACAACGACCGGCACTCGCTGCACAAGGAGCTGGCGGGCGGTCAGGCGGACCAGAACCTCTACACCGTGCTGATGCAGGAGCGGTCCTGCCCCCTCCAGGAGGCGGTGACGGCCGGCACCGCGCTGCGGGACCGCGTCCTGC
This region of Streptomyces ambofaciens ATCC 23877 genomic DNA includes:
- a CDS encoding terpene synthase family protein; the protein is MGSPASSVSGVELPPVFCPFESAIHPRVRQVEKRAVQWIADSGMCATDRERAWTVATHSADFFARFAPVADDDRLLAAALWVYWGFAFDDARCDSGPLSSRPAQFNALAGQVQRACETDSAVGSDRFIGALQDIMRRFRGFAAPTQVSRFVHAHRAWLSGVAWQIGNQAVGRMPGLDDFLAMRLLSSGGEPTFALLELATGAEIPDRELHRPAVRALTEMAILVAALDNDRHSLHKELAGGQADQNLYTVLMQERSCPLQEAVTAGTALRDRVLLRFTHLHDRVRPTASTELAGYLQGLRHGVRGNNEWGLRVPRYLSDGRWPDEMDDTLLTWAEEPSDSRPGPVEGAPSIAWWWDADLA